The window CCATCACTTGAAGTAACAAATTGAAGATGTCCGGGTGCGCTTTTTCAATCTCATCCAACAGAACGACTGAGTGTGGATGTTTGATCACAGCATCAGTGAGCAAACCACCTTGGTCATAACCCACATATCCCGGTGGCGCACCGATTAAACGGCTCACTGAGTGACGTTCACCGTATTCAGACATATCAAAACGCAGTAGCTCAATACCCAACAATTTAGACAGCTGAACGGTCACTTCCGTTTTACCCACACCTGTCGGGCCAGCAAACAGGAATGAACCTACTGGCTTATTGTCCACACCTAACCCAGCGCGGGTCAGTTTAATGGCTTCTGATAACGCATCTATCGCATTGTCTTGTCCGAACACCAGCATTTTCATCTTGCTGTCCAGATTCTTCAGTATATCTTTATCCGAAGAAGATACCGATTTCTCAGGAATTCGAGCCATTTTCGCCACCATGGCTTCGATGTCCGCCACACCGACCGTTTTCTTACGTCGGCTTGCTGGTGCTAGGCGGCTGCATGCACCCGCTTCATCAATAACGTCGATGGCTTTATCGGGCAAATGACGTTCATTAATGTACTTAGCCGATAGCTCCACGGCAGCACGCAGTGCTTTATTTGTGTAGCGAACTTCGTGGTGTGCTTCGTACTTCGGTTTTAGACCCATTAAAATCTTGGTCGTGTCATCAAGTGATGGTTCAACAATATCGATTTTTTGGAAGCGACGAGACAGAGCGCGCTCTTTTTCAAAAATGTTGCTGTACTCTTGGTACGTTGTAGAGCCGATACAACGTAGTTTGCCACTACTCAGCAGAGGTTTAATTAAGTTTGCCGCGTCAACTTGGCCACCAGATGCTGCGCCAGCACCGATGATAGTATGAATTTCATCAATAAATAGAATCGCGTCTTCTTCTTTTTCGAGTTGTTTCAGAATGGTCTTGAAACGCTTCTCAAAGTCCCCCCGGTACTTAGTACCCGCGAGCAAAGAACCAATATCCAAAGAGTAAATAACACTATTTTCAATAACTTCAGGCACCAGCCCTTCAACAATTCTCCACGCTAGACCTTCTGCAATCGCTGTTTTACCCACGCCAGCTTCACCCACCAGCAACGGGTTGTTTTTACGGCGACGGCATAGCACTTGGATAGTACGCTCCAGCTCCTTGTCTCGACCGATTAACGGATCAATATTACCTGCTTTTGCCACTTGATTTAAGTTGGTAGCAAAGCTCTCCAGACGTTCTTCAGCGTTCGAATCATCCGCACTTTCAGAGCTGAAAGAACCTGGTGAAGATGGGTCTTCGCTTGCGCCAGACGCCTTGGTTATGCCATGGGAGATAAAATTGACGATGTCTAAGCGAGAGATATCATTTTTCTTAAGAAGATAAGCGGCGTGAGATTCCTGCTCACTGAAAATCGCAACCAGTACGTTTGCTCCAGTCACTTCATTTCGCCCCGACGACTGAACATGAAATACTGCACGTTGCAATACGCGTTGGAAGCTCAAAGTCGGCTGCGTTTCACGCGTCTCATCACTTTCCGGAATGAGAGGCGTAGTTTGATCGATGAATATATCGAGTTCGTTACGCAAAGCATCTAAATCAGCTTTGCAGGCTAGAAGGGCTTCCTTAGCTGCATCATTTTCCAACAATGCAAGTAGGAGGTGTTCGACAGTCATAAACTCGTGACGTTTATCGCGCGCACGAGCAAATGCACTGTTAAGGCTTGACTCTAGTTCTTTGTTTAGCATAAGTACCTCCCGAAAAAACAACTGGGTTGTTCGAGCAAGTCTTCTTATTACGCTTGCTCCATAGTGCAAAGCAACGGATGTTCATTTTCCCTTGCGTACATCGTAACCTGCGCTACTTTTGTCTCGGCAATTTCTGCGCTGTACGTCCCACAAACTGCCTTTCCTTCATAGTGAACCTTGAGCATTATTTGAGTCGCTCTATCTATATCGTGAGAAAAGAATCGCTCAAGTACCTCTATGACGAAATCCATAGGTGTATAATCATCATTGTTGAGTACAACGTTATACAGCTTAGGTGGCTGAATTTTTGTACTTTCTCGCTCCAGAAGATCAGAGTCTGGAGTGACCCATTCAAAATTTTTACTCATGGCAATTTAAAGTTATCGTATCAAAGGGTTGATGTTTTCGACCTATAAAAACAATCTACCACAAGCATGCAGCGCGGTGTAGTGAGAAGTGACACCGAAATAGAACTTTGATCGATAAAAGTTACTACCTATATAGAGACTAATGCACCTATTGCAGGGGTGCAAATAAAAGATGCTTATCGATAGGCTCCGGACTTTTACTCAAAAAAACCGCCCCACTAGTCCTCGCCATTTTTGCGCTGAGTGCAATGAAACCGATACCAATTCCGAACGCCTAAGATCACATTTCCTATGTTTATAAGACGATATTTATCACGAAAACGTCACTTTTTATTCAATCAGAGGATTTCACTAACTTAACCAACACAAAGAGTATGGTTATTTTTTAACTTGTCTCTTTTTAGCTAAAACATCTAAACATTAGCTTACCACCAGGAAAGTCTTTGCAAAATTGTTAATCTCAAAAGTGATTTGTTTTCAATATTGGTTCTGTTTGTTGCAATGCACTATTGACTGTGGGGACTGATTGACTACAGTGGAGGGTGTTGATGCATAAATCATCAGCTGTGCGAAGCTATGATTTTGTTTCGTAAAGTGGGGGTTTACATCGGCACGATGAACGAATTGAAATACGTTTGTCAGCAGTCGTTAATAGTAGTTTCAAGTTAAAGGTATAACTTGATTGTAGTAACAACATCAGTAAAGAATGCATGAGGGATGTATAGCATGGCTACAGGTACAGTAAAGTGGTTTAACAATGCCAAAGGATTTGGGTTTATTTGTTCTGACGAAGAAGAGGGAGATATCTTTGCCCACTATTCGACTATCCAGATGGACGGTTATCGTACACTGAAAGCAGGCCAACAAGTCTCATACGAGACAGAAAAAGGTCCAAAAGGCTGTCACGCAAGTAGCGTAGTGCCAATTGAAGACCAAGCTAAATAATTAGAGCGCTGTAGAAAAACCATTATTCTCGCAATAATGGATGTGACACAAGTTTAAATCTATTGTTACGCAGAGAAAGTTAAAAACCCGCCAAGCAAGCGGGTTTATTATTATCTGAACAACACACCGCACACGGTGTGTTCAGTTCGTATTACTTATCGATAATTGAGTTCAGAATTGCGCTTGGACGCATTAGATCAGACGTTAACGAGTCATCAAGTAGGTAGTAACCACCTAGTTCACCCTTCACACCTTGTGCATTGTTCAACTCAGCAACAATCGCGTCTTCTTGCTCAGCCAAAGCTTTAGCAATTGGCGTGAATTCAGCAGCAAGATCGGCATCTGTCGTTTGCTCAGCCAACGCTTTTGCCCAGTATGACGCTAAGTAGTAGTGACTGCCACGGTTATCCAGTTCACCAACTTTACGAGATGGTGACTTGTTGTTATCCAGGAAATCACCTGTTGCTTTATCTAGCGTATCAGCCAAAACTTGAGCTTTAGCGTTACCCGTTACTACGCTCAGGTGCTCTAGTGATGCTGCTAGCGCTAAGAACTCACCTAGAGAATCCCAACGCAGATGGTTTTCTTTTTCAACTTGTTGAACGTGTTTCGGAGCTGAGCCACCGGCACCCGTTTCAAATAAACCACCACCATTCATTAGCGGAACGATTGACAGCATCTTAGCTGACGTGCCTAGCTCAAGAATTGGGAATAAGTCAGTTAAGTAGTCACGCAGTACGTTACCTGTAACAGAAATGGTATCCAGACCAGCTTTAATACGCTCTAGTGAGTACAGACATGCATCAACTGGTGACAGAATCTTAATTTCTAAACCATCGGTATCGTGTTCAGGTAGGTATGCGTTCACCTTCTTGATCAGCTCTGCATCGTGTGCACGGTTTTCATCTAGCCAGAACACTGCAGGAACGCCTGTTGCGCGAGCACGAGTTACCGCTAGCTTAACCCAGTCTTGGATTGGAGCGTCTTTCACCTGACACATACGGAAGATGTCGCCTTCTTCTACTGCTTGCTCAAGTAGAACCTGACCAGCTGTATCAACAACACGTACTGTACCTGCTGCATCTAGGATAAACGTCTTATCGTGAGAACCGTACTCTTCTGCTTTTTGAGCCATTAGACCAACGTTTGGTACGCTGCCCATTGTTGTTGGATCAAATGCACCATGCTCTTTACAGAAATCAATTACTGCTTGGTAAATACCTGCGTAACAGCGATCTGGAATCAGTGCTTTAGTATCTTTTTGCTTGCCGTCAGGACCCCACATTTGACCAGAAGAGCGAAGCATGGCTGGCATAGACGCGTCAACGATGATGTCGCTTGGTACGTGAAGGTTGGTGATACCACGGTCAGAATCAACCATCGCTAGTTCAGGCTGAGTTTGGTAAACCGCTTGAATTGCCGCTTCAATCTCTTCTTTTTGTGCTGCTGGTAGTGATTCAATTTTCGAGTAAACGTCACCAATACCGTTATTTACATCAACGCCAAGTTCTTCAAACAACTTACCGTACTTAGCAAATACGTCTTTGTAGTACACTTTTACTGCGTGACCGAAGATGACAGGGTCAGAAACCTTCATCATGGTCGCTTTCATGTGTAGAGACAGCAACACGTCTTGTGCTTTCGCTTCAGCAATCTCTTTTTCGAAGAATTCAACCAGTGCTTTTTTCTTCATTACTGAGCTGTCGATCACCTCTTTATCGAGTAGAGGGAACGCTGCTTTAAGTTCTTTAACCGAGCCGTCAGCACCAACAAATTCGATTTTTACGTCTGTCGCACCTGAAACCGTGGTCGATTTTTCACTGCCGAAGAAGTCATTATCAGACATACTAGAGACATGTGATTTTGAATCTGAAGACCATGCACCCATTGAATGAGGGTTTTTCTTCGCATAGTTCTTAACAGAAAGCGGAGCACGACGGTCTGAGTTACCTTCACGTAGAACTGGGTTTACTGCACTGCCTTTAATTTTGTCGTAAGCAGCTTTAATCGCTTCTTCTTCGTAAGTCGCTGGCTCATCTGGGTAGTTTGGTAGATCGTATCCTTTGCCTTGAAGCTCTTTAATAGCCGCTCGTAGCTGTGGAACAGATGCAGAAATGTTTGGCAGCTTAATGATGTTCGCTTCTGGTGTTTGCGCTAGATTACCAAGCTCTGTCAACGCATCGCCAATACGTTGTTCTTCTTTCAAATGCTCTGGGAAGTTAGCAATAATTCGACCTGCTAGTGAAATATCACGAGTATCTACATTGATGCCAGACGATGCAGTAAACGATTGGATAATTGGTAGTAGTGAATAAGTTGCTAGCGCCGGTGCTTCATCAGTGATGGTGTAGATAATTGTAGGCTTTTCTGTAGGCATGAAATTTCCCTATTTTTTAATCAACTTGTTGGTTGATCAACTCAAGATCTGAGTTGGTTTCTTTTACGCACTGCGCGTATGAGAAGTACGATTCGACTCGATAACGCAACATGCGGTGTGCACCCTTTGTTATAGTTTGAAGCGCATGGCTCTGAATCCATGAGTGCACTGATATAATTAAACAATTAACACGAAATAGTCTATCATTCTGTGCGCGTTTATTAAATTTAGGCGCGCAAATGATATCCGATCATAAGAAAAGTTGAAACTTTCAAACACAGTTCATTTACATTTTTGTAGGGTAGTTAACATGTCATCTCGCATAGGGGCTGAAAAAGGCCGTCGTAGTCATCAATCTAAAGCGGGGCATTTTAAACGTTCTGGGACATCCAATCGAACCCACGAACAGACGAAGAATAGACGTCGCCCTGCCCGTGCAGTGCAAAATAAAAAGCCACGCATCGCCCCTGAAGACCGTAAAGTCATTATCTTTAATAAACCGTATGACACGCTTAGTCAGTTCACTGACGGTGATGGGCGTAAAACACTTGCCGATTACATTCCGGTGAAAGGTGTCTACGCTGCTGGCCGACTGGATCGCGATAGTGAAGGGCTAATGGTGCTCACTAATGATGGCATTTTGCAAGCGAAGCTAACACAGCCCAAGTCTAAATCCCCAAAGACATACTGGGTACAAGTTGATGGTGCACCTGAAGAAGCCGATCTTGATAAATTGCGTAAAGGGGTAGAACTGAAGGACGGGATGACGCTACCAGCTAAAGTTGAGGTGATGGATGCACCCGATATTTGGGAAAGAACGCCACCAGTACGCTTTCGAGCTAACATTCCGACTACCTGGTTAGCGATAACCATCATCGAGGGGAGAAACCGCCAGGTGAGGCGCATGACCGCTCATATCGGCTTCCCTACTCTGCGCTTGGTGCGTTTTTCTATGGGGAATATCGAGCTCGGTGATCTACAGCCGGGAGAGTGGAAAGAGATAGAGCTTTAACCACTTTAATGAAAAAAGCCAGTGGCAACAGCTACTGGCTTCCTGAAAACAATCATCCACGTTGAATAAGTGCGATTATTGCTGATCAACCAACCACTTGCGGAAGGCTTTACGCTCGTTTGGCGACAATTTTAAATATGACATTTTTGCTTTTTGCGCTGCCAAGCTATCTTGCCCTGCAGTCTGAGCAGCCTGTTGGGTGCCGCTTGCGACGCTCGTTTCCGCCACAGTTGCGATTGCGCTGCCAGCAAAAGTAATGCCATTGGCTGCATTGTAAATCGCCAGTTGCTCGTCAAGGTTGGAGTAAGGGAACGTGCCCTTCCTTCCCACCATTTTGACTTGGTCGTAGTCTACATTGCTGTCATTGAGGCTAACATTCCAATCAATCTTATCGCCTTCAAACACTCTTCGAGCTTGCGGTACGTCGTTCAGTTGCGGGCCATCGATTTCCAATTCTCCACCATTAACATCCAAGGAAAGAATGTAAGGCGCTGAAGTGAAGTTACCACGCTTTTCACCTCGACCTAACATCGTATTCATACGCAATACGATTTGATTCGTCCCCGTCGCAAGCATAAATGGCTCATCCATCTGCTTTGCATCTTGGCTATTAATAAATAGTACCTCGACTCCTTGGGCTGCATTCAGTTCCGTGGCAACCACATCGACATTCGCATGAGCAGAACTGAAGCTCAGCGCAGATAGCGCCATTAAAATCGAAGTCCAAATTGTACGTTTCATGATTTACCCTTTTTTATCATTAAGTTTTATACCCAAATAATCTCGAAGCCTTGTATCACCATGCCATTTAAGCTCAGTTGGGTATAACGCTTATCGCTTCCCTATATAATCAAAAAGGCCGCATAAATGCGACCTTTGATTACATTCAACTTGTTATCAAGTGATTAGAATGTGTAGTACATACCTGCTACAACACCGTCAGCTTCAACTTTGTTGTCGCTGTCTTCTTTGTTTTCGTAATCAGAGTATTCAAAGAACGCTGCGATGTTGCTAGAAACTGCGTAGTCTGCACCTACAGTGTAGTAAGTGATTTCTTCGTCGTTATCACCGTCAGTAAAGCCGAATGAAGTGTAAAGACGTGCTTTTTCGATTTGGTAGTCTAGAGCAGCAGAAACTGTTTCTAGATCTGAAGCGCCATCGATGTCTTCAGACACGTAGTTTACTGCTGCACCGAAGTTAGCTACGCTCATACGTGCTGCTGCACCCATGATTTGGTGATCATCACCTAGACCACGGTTGCCTTGATCTTGGTAAGTCGCGCCTACAGTGAACATTTCGTTAATTGCGTACTGAGCAGACACACCGTATGCTACATCTTCATCTTCAGCAGAAGATAGGTAAGAGTCAGCAATTAGCTTTAGACCACCAGTAGTGTACTTCATTGAAACTGCATGGCCAGCAGACTCAAGAGAGTTTACGAAGTCATCCATGTAACCGAAGCCTTCGTTAGTGTTATCGATTGTGATTGCGTCTAGAGAATCACCGAAGTCACCGATTTCACCCGCAGCGATACCAAAGTTTTCACCAACGCTGAAACCGAAGTAAAGGTCATCAGTTTTCATTGAATGATCGTCATCCAACTTACCTTTCCAACCATCAAAACCGTTACCGTTTTCGATTTCGAAAGAACCGAAAGCAGTTACGCTATCGTTCAGCTTGTGTGTTGCATCGATCTGGATTTTTGCCCATAGGTCGATGTCAGCATCAGAACTATTTTTAGTCGCTACACCAGCGTCAGTTACTGTTTTGTCAGCAGCACTTAGGTAAGTATCGATTTCACCTTTCACGTTGAACGCTGTAGTACCGTCATCGTAGATATTGCCTGCTGCTAGAGCAGAAGTAGATACAGTTGCAACTGCTAATGCTAAAAGAGTCTTTTTCATAATTAATCCACTGCCTTTTCTTAGTTTGGGATATCCTTTCCGAATTCCCTTTTTTTATATTTTTGAGCGCTAGCGTTAACTAGTTGTTACGCAATGCTTTCCCAAAATCTGCGCCCTAGAGTGCAAAAGATTATTCTGCCTGTCAAATTTTCTAAACCCAAATGTAAAAAAACAAAAAACACTTTAATTAACAACAAGTTGACATTTTACATACCATTTTTTAGATTAACATCTAAACAGTAAACTTGATTTTTTCACAATTACACAACTATCAACTACAAATATAAACACCATGATCAGGTTAAAACAAGACCTAATATGCAGAGTTTAATTCTTTGTTTTTTTATTTTTACCATATTTTATATGCATCCAGTAATGAAGTTGATTTCATTTAGATAAGGTTCAATCTTTTTTTGTGAAGGAGATCGACATTCCATACAAAAGCATTCCATTTTGTGAACTACTTTACAGCTAGTGATGTGTGCTACTATGCGCGTCCAACGCATTTGAGGCCCGTATGCTGACCAGTAACATTCAACAATCGATTCGCACTAGCTATCAAAACCTGCAAGCTCAGCTTGATAACTTTGTTCCGAGAAGAGCACAAAACTATCTTGTCGCTGAAATAGCGAAAACACTTTGTGGTCAATATCATAAATCCAACCGAATACTGGTCGCGGAAGCAGGAACGGGAATTGGCAAATCGCTCTCCTATCTGATGGCGGCGATTCCCGTCGCCGTTCATAACAATCGCAAAGTGGTCATATCTACCGCCACTGTCGCCTTACAAGAGCAGCTTATTAACAAAGACTTACCTTTATACCGTCGCCTTACGGATAAAGAGTTTTCATTTGTTCTGGCTAAAGGGCGCCAACGTTATTGCTGCGTAGAAAAACTGGCGACGGCGAGCGGTGCTGATGGCGGCCAGTTGGCCATGTTTGAAAGCAAACCTAAACAGAAAGACATTGAACTATTTGAGACAATGTATCGTTCACTTGCTCAAGGTAAATGGGATGGCGACCGCGACTCTTGGCCAAAACCTATTAATGACCAACTATGGCAACTGATTGTAAGCGACAAACACAGTTGTAATAACAGCCTACCTGGACATCGAGGCTGCCCATTTCAGAAAGCTCGTTCAGAATTGGATAAAAATGACGTAATAATCGCAAACCATTCATTGGTCATGGCTGATGCCGACTTAGGTGGTGGCGTGATTTTACCGGAGCCAGAAAACACCATTTATGTGTTTGACGAAGCACATCACTTACCGCATGTAGCTCGAGATCACGCGTCTGCATCAGCGAGTTTGAAGGGTGCTGCTGCGTGGCTAGAAAAACTTAATCAATCGATCAGTAAGTTTTCTTCATTAGCGGATGAAAAACGCGTATCTCGTTTCCGTAATGATTTACAGGAATCAGTGCAAACTTTAATACCGGAACTTAGCCAGTTACCAAAACAGTTTGACCCAGCACACTTCGAACAAGATATTTATCGCTTTGAACACGGAGAACTGCCAGCCTGGCTGGAAAATCAATCTAAAGAGCTGAAAAAAGCCAGTAAAAAGGCCAATCAAAGCGTGGCAAAAATCGCCGATCTTATTGCAGAAAGAGTAAAAGATGGTGAACTGGCGACAAGATTAGCCGAGCCTGCGTTAGCGGAGCTAGGGTTTTATATCCAGCGCTTAGAGAATCTTGCTCAAGTCTGGCATCTGATGGCGGAGCCTACACGCGAAAAAGGCGCGCCTCTGGCGAGATGGTTACAGAAGCATCCAGATCGTGAAGGAGACTTTATCGTCAGCGTCTCCCCGTTAGAAATTGGCTGGCAGTTAGATCAGCAAATTTGGAGCCGATGTATTGGTGCGGTATTGGTATCAGCGACCATCAGAGCACTCAATTCGTTCCAATACTTTTGTCATCAAGCTGGCATTGATGGCAAAGCAGAATCTGGGACTCAATTTTTAGCCCTGGCTTCTCCATTTGATTACCAGAATCAAGCTGAGTTACTTATCCCTGCGATGAAGTATGAGCCTCCTGCGCCGCAGTTTACTGAATATCTTATTGAGATTTTGCCTAAGTACTTAGAAGACAATAAAGCCAACTTAGTATTATTCTCTTCTTATTGGCAGATGAACCAAGTCGCCGAGGCCTTGTCTACAGACTTTGTTAAGCGAGGCTGGGCGTTGCAAGTACAAGGCGAAAGCTCGCGCCAAGAAATTCTAAAAAAACATAAAAAGCTAATAGAAACAAATAAAACCAGTGTTCTATTTGGTACAGGAAGCTTTTCTGAAGGACTTGATTTACCCGGTGAACTGCTTGAAAACCTAATCATTACCAAAATACCATTTGGTGTTCCAACCTCTCCGGTAGAGCAGGCTCACTCCGAATATATCGAAAAGAAAGGCGGGAATCCGTTTATGCAGATCACTGTACCAGATGCGAGTAAAAAGCTGATTCAAGGTGTGGGTCGCTTACTGCGAAAAGAGCGGGATTCTGGTAGAGTAACCATTCTAGATAGACGCCTTGTCACAAAACGATATGGGCAAGCCTTAATCGACTCGCTGCCACCATTTAAACGTAAAATAGAATATTAGAAGAAAAGCCCTTTATGGAAATGATTGAGCCAGGCATGTTGCTGGTGTTAGCGCTAGTCGCTTTTGTTGCTGGATTCATTGATGCCGTAGCTGGTGGCGGTGGTATGTTAACCGTCCCAACTTTATTATCTTTAGGCCTCCCACCTCATATCGCTTTGGGAACCAACAAGCTCGCCGCGACCTTTGCTTCGTCGACGGCAGCTTTCACCTACTACAAAAAGCGTTTATTCCGCCCAAGAAGCTGGGGTAGAGCCTTTATAGCAACTCTTATAGGTGCCACACTTGGGACGC is drawn from uncultured Vibrio sp. and contains these coding sequences:
- a CDS encoding porin, translated to MKKTLLALAVATVSTSALAAGNIYDDGTTAFNVKGEIDTYLSAADKTVTDAGVATKNSSDADIDLWAKIQIDATHKLNDSVTAFGSFEIENGNGFDGWKGKLDDDHSMKTDDLYFGFSVGENFGIAAGEIGDFGDSLDAITIDNTNEGFGYMDDFVNSLESAGHAVSMKYTTGGLKLIADSYLSSAEDEDVAYGVSAQYAINEMFTVGATYQDQGNRGLGDDHQIMGAAARMSVANFGAAVNYVSEDIDGASDLETVSAALDYQIEKARLYTSFGFTDGDNDEEITYYTVGADYAVSSNIAAFFEYSDYENKEDSDNKVEADGVVAGMYYTF
- the dinG gene encoding ATP-dependent DNA helicase DinG — encoded protein: MLTSNIQQSIRTSYQNLQAQLDNFVPRRAQNYLVAEIAKTLCGQYHKSNRILVAEAGTGIGKSLSYLMAAIPVAVHNNRKVVISTATVALQEQLINKDLPLYRRLTDKEFSFVLAKGRQRYCCVEKLATASGADGGQLAMFESKPKQKDIELFETMYRSLAQGKWDGDRDSWPKPINDQLWQLIVSDKHSCNNSLPGHRGCPFQKARSELDKNDVIIANHSLVMADADLGGGVILPEPENTIYVFDEAHHLPHVARDHASASASLKGAAAWLEKLNQSISKFSSLADEKRVSRFRNDLQESVQTLIPELSQLPKQFDPAHFEQDIYRFEHGELPAWLENQSKELKKASKKANQSVAKIADLIAERVKDGELATRLAEPALAELGFYIQRLENLAQVWHLMAEPTREKGAPLARWLQKHPDREGDFIVSVSPLEIGWQLDQQIWSRCIGAVLVSATIRALNSFQYFCHQAGIDGKAESGTQFLALASPFDYQNQAELLIPAMKYEPPAPQFTEYLIEILPKYLEDNKANLVLFSSYWQMNQVAEALSTDFVKRGWALQVQGESSRQEILKKHKKLIETNKTSVLFGTGSFSEGLDLPGELLENLIITKIPFGVPTSPVEQAHSEYIEKKGGNPFMQITVPDASKKLIQGVGRLLRKERDSGRVTILDRRLVTKRYGQALIDSLPPFKRKIEY
- a CDS encoding DUF2057 family protein; translation: MKRTIWTSILMALSALSFSSAHANVDVVATELNAAQGVEVLFINSQDAKQMDEPFMLATGTNQIVLRMNTMLGRGEKRGNFTSAPYILSLDVNGGELEIDGPQLNDVPQARRVFEGDKIDWNVSLNDSNVDYDQVKMVGRKGTFPYSNLDEQLAIYNAANGITFAGSAIATVAETSVASGTQQAAQTAGQDSLAAQKAKMSYLKLSPNERKAFRKWLVDQQ
- a CDS encoding NADP-dependent isocitrate dehydrogenase; this encodes MPTEKPTIIYTITDEAPALATYSLLPIIQSFTASSGINVDTRDISLAGRIIANFPEHLKEEQRIGDALTELGNLAQTPEANIIKLPNISASVPQLRAAIKELQGKGYDLPNYPDEPATYEEEAIKAAYDKIKGSAVNPVLREGNSDRRAPLSVKNYAKKNPHSMGAWSSDSKSHVSSMSDNDFFGSEKSTTVSGATDVKIEFVGADGSVKELKAAFPLLDKEVIDSSVMKKKALVEFFEKEIAEAKAQDVLLSLHMKATMMKVSDPVIFGHAVKVYYKDVFAKYGKLFEELGVDVNNGIGDVYSKIESLPAAQKEEIEAAIQAVYQTQPELAMVDSDRGITNLHVPSDIIVDASMPAMLRSSGQMWGPDGKQKDTKALIPDRCYAGIYQAVIDFCKEHGAFDPTTMGSVPNVGLMAQKAEEYGSHDKTFILDAAGTVRVVDTAGQVLLEQAVEEGDIFRMCQVKDAPIQDWVKLAVTRARATGVPAVFWLDENRAHDAELIKKVNAYLPEHDTDGLEIKILSPVDACLYSLERIKAGLDTISVTGNVLRDYLTDLFPILELGTSAKMLSIVPLMNGGGLFETGAGGSAPKHVQQVEKENHLRWDSLGEFLALAASLEHLSVVTGNAKAQVLADTLDKATGDFLDNNKSPSRKVGELDNRGSHYYLASYWAKALAEQTTDADLAAEFTPIAKALAEQEDAIVAELNNAQGVKGELGGYYLLDDSLTSDLMRPSAILNSIIDK
- the clpA gene encoding ATP-dependent Clp protease ATP-binding subunit ClpA; this encodes MLNKELESSLNSAFARARDKRHEFMTVEHLLLALLENDAAKEALLACKADLDALRNELDIFIDQTTPLIPESDETRETQPTLSFQRVLQRAVFHVQSSGRNEVTGANVLVAIFSEQESHAAYLLKKNDISRLDIVNFISHGITKASGASEDPSSPGSFSSESADDSNAEERLESFATNLNQVAKAGNIDPLIGRDKELERTIQVLCRRRKNNPLLVGEAGVGKTAIAEGLAWRIVEGLVPEVIENSVIYSLDIGSLLAGTKYRGDFEKRFKTILKQLEKEEDAILFIDEIHTIIGAGAASGGQVDAANLIKPLLSSGKLRCIGSTTYQEYSNIFEKERALSRRFQKIDIVEPSLDDTTKILMGLKPKYEAHHEVRYTNKALRAAVELSAKYINERHLPDKAIDVIDEAGACSRLAPASRRKKTVGVADIEAMVAKMARIPEKSVSSSDKDILKNLDSKMKMLVFGQDNAIDALSEAIKLTRAGLGVDNKPVGSFLFAGPTGVGKTEVTVQLSKLLGIELLRFDMSEYGERHSVSRLIGAPPGYVGYDQGGLLTDAVIKHPHSVVLLDEIEKAHPDIFNLLLQVMDNGTLTDNNGRKADFRNVILVMTTNAGVAETEKKSIGLIQQDNSHDAMAEIKKVFTPEFRNRLDNIIWFNSLDESVIHQVVDKFIVELQVQLDARGVSMEVSQDARHWLANRGYDKAMGARPMGRVIQEQLKKPLANELLFGSLVNGGTVKVTLVNDVLEFEYLNEKEAAMH
- the clpS gene encoding ATP-dependent Clp protease adapter ClpS, whose amino-acid sequence is MSKNFEWVTPDSDLLERESTKIQPPKLYNVVLNNDDYTPMDFVIEVLERFFSHDIDRATQIMLKVHYEGKAVCGTYSAEIAETKVAQVTMYARENEHPLLCTMEQA
- a CDS encoding pseudouridine synthase, with product MSSRIGAEKGRRSHQSKAGHFKRSGTSNRTHEQTKNRRRPARAVQNKKPRIAPEDRKVIIFNKPYDTLSQFTDGDGRKTLADYIPVKGVYAAGRLDRDSEGLMVLTNDGILQAKLTQPKSKSPKTYWVQVDGAPEEADLDKLRKGVELKDGMTLPAKVEVMDAPDIWERTPPVRFRANIPTTWLAITIIEGRNRQVRRMTAHIGFPTLRLVRFSMGNIELGDLQPGEWKEIEL
- the cspD gene encoding cold shock domain-containing protein CspD, which gives rise to MATGTVKWFNNAKGFGFICSDEEEGDIFAHYSTIQMDGYRTLKAGQQVSYETEKGPKGCHASSVVPIEDQAK